In Snodgrassella alvi wkB2, the DNA window ATGATGTTTACAATTGTCAGTTAATGTGGGAAATCTGGGCACTGTCTGAACGAACAACAGAAGCTCATTATGCTATTGATTTGTTTTATCAGGAATATTTAAAAAAAATAGCTTGTTTCGTTCAATCACAGAATACTGTACTCAATAATGATGAAATACAGCGGCGTGCATTAATCATTGTTAGCTTGCTCGAAGGTGTATGGGTGGTTGCGGGGAAAAACCGCTCGGGTATTGAGTTGGATAAAATTAAGGCAGATTTACTGCATACGATTAATCTGATTATCAGCAGCACCTGATCGCGATGCGCAATATATTTATAAAACAAATTGAGCAGTAATTTAAACTAAATATAGTCGGCCATTTGTAAATTGAAATTCTGCTCAGGTTATCAGATCATTAGGCTAATCAGATAATAAAATCTGAAAAATTTTGATTATATGAAAGCCGGAAAAAGCTCTCTTGCTCTTTCCGGCTTTATTTTTGCTGAATAATTTATTTTTTATATAGGATAAACTGTCAGCCACTGTCCCTGCTGAATATCAGTTTGTGCGGGAATATCGATTAATACCTGTGCATTCACGCAACCGGAAAGCATATGTGAACCCTGTTTATTTAATGGAATAACCTCCGGACCATTATTGGTAAAGCGCAAGGCCCCGCGCAGGAATTCGCGTCGTTTTTGCCGGTTTGGGGTTATGCTGAAAGCAGCTTTGGCCTGATAGCATTCGGGTAGTGCTTGCAGAATATGACGCCCGGCGGCTGTTTGCAGTGCCGGTAGTCCAAGCAGTTTGAAGGTAACAAAGCTGGCTACCGGATTGCCGGGCAGAAGCATGACGCGGCATTCACCGATACAGCCCCAGCCAAAGGGTTTACCCGGTTTTATCGCCAGTTTCCAGTGTTCTATACTGCCTAATTGTTGCAGTGCCGGTTTAACCAGATCACGATCACCTACAGAAGCACCACCGGAAATAATAATGCTGTGGCTGCTGGTGGCGGCTTTGGAAAGGGTTTCGGTGATTATATCGAGATTATCCGGCAGAATACCGCCGTCAATGATTTCAATAAATGTGTAAGTTTGAAGACAGGCCAGCAACATGGGGCGGTTACTATCATATATCTGATGTTGCTGTAACTGGCTATTGCCGCTTATCAGTTCATCACCGGTGGTAAATACGCTTACACGCAGTTTTTGGTAAACCTGTAGTTCACTGAATCCCTGTGAGGCGGCCAGTCCGATTGCCTGAGCATTAAGTAATGCACCTTTTTCCAGTAAAGTTGCCCCTTGTTTCAGCTCTTCGCCCTGACGGCGAATGTTTTCATTGGCAACGGGTGTGCTGGTGCAGCTGAGGGTGAGTCCTTCAACGCAGGTGTTCTCCTGCATAATTACTGCATCAGTATTTACCGGAATTCCGGCACCAGTGTAGATACGCATAGCCTGACCGTGTTGCAGGGTTAGCTGTCGTGTATCTCCTGCTGCGGCTGTATCGGTTAGTTGCCATTCAGAGCAATCGAGTCCGCATATTGCATAGCCGTCCATAGCGCTGTTGTCGAATGCGGGAGAGTCTGTAGTAGCTATAATGCTTTGGGCGAGAATACGCCCGGCAGCCTGATTAAGCGGTACGGTTTCAGTTTCGACTATGCGGCTTGCCTGTTGCAACAGGGCTTCCTGCCCTTGGTAAAAATCCATCATAAGGTTGTTTCTCCGCTGCGCATGCTGGTAAACATTGCGCTGCTGTTATAGTTAGTAAACGGAATATTGTCGGCAAAGGTAACGATAGCATGCCGGTAAGGCAGAATGACGGAGCGGACACTGTGTTTGCCGGTACTGTTAAGCTGTTGCCGGATATGCTGTAAGTGACGACGCCGCATCTGACAAACGACAGGGTGCAGAGTGAAAGAATCTGCGGCGCAAACAATATCAAGTTCAGGTCGGCCGGATAGTTTCTGATACAAACCGGCAATGATATCGGTGTTGAGTAATGGCAGGTCACACGGTACTATTTGCAGATATTCAATAGTTTCCGGTAAATATTGTGCAGCACTGATGATACCGGCAAGTGGTCCCATCCCGCTATAGGCCGGCAGATCAGAATATACGGGGTAGCCGTATTTTTCTATTCGGGCAATATCCCGGTTGGCACTGATAATAATGTGCTCGCTGCAGTGACCAAGCTGATGCAGAATATGTTCCAGCAATGGCTGACCATTTAATGTGAGCAGGGCTTTATTGGCACCACCTACACGGGTACCGAGTCCGCCGGCCAGAATAATCAGCCCGAGCTTTGCATTTATTCCCATGACTGTGTGCGCAGCCGGTCTGTATGTTTCATTTCTACCCAGTGCTGCTGACCATTGGCAAAACATTCTTTTTTCCAGAATGGTGCTTCGGTTTTGAGGTAGTCCATAATAAAATGATTGGCCTGATAAGCATGTTCGCGATGGCCGCTGGCAGTAAGTACCAGTACTATTTGTGCGCCTATTGGTAATTCACCCACACGATGAATGACGCAGGCGTAGGGTAAAGACCAGCGTTCGCTGGCACGGGTGATGATTTTGCTGATTTCATGCTCGGTTACTTCCGGCATATGAGTGAGATACAGATGACTCAGTGGTTGCTGCGGGTTATCGTTGCCGCGCACTTTACCAATAAAACTGACTACAGCTCCGCAATTCGGAGCACTTTGTTCAGCCAGTGCCAGCTCATGATTGAGGTTGAAGTCTTCTGTCTGTATTTGTATGCGTGTCTGCATTTTAACCTCCGGTTACTGGTGGTAGCAGTGCGATGCTGTCTCCGTCTCTAATGGCTGTGTTGCCATGCTGAATAATATTATTTACAGCAATTTTATATACTTTTCCCTCGGCCAGTACCTCGGAGAACGGTATTCCGCGCTGCCGCAGATAGGCAAGCAGGGTATTGCTGTCATCAAAACTACATGCAAGCTCTTCCTGTGCCATACCCAGTTCTTCGGCAAAGCGTGCCAGATAAATAACCGTAATCATGATAAAGACATAGTTAAACCAATAATCGTTTATTATGCCGTGTTTTTTCTTTTTGTGGCAGATAGCTGCTGCCAATGCTATTGGATTTAAGTAATAATTTAGGATAAAATGCCGTTCTTTTCTTAATTATTCCAATCATTTGCCTTATTCTGAAATTTTTTTCTGATAACAGGCTTTTACCTATCTCATGCTGATTGACCGCTTCAACAGACGTATTGATTATTTACGAATTTCGGTAACGGATAAATGTGATTTGCGCTGTACTTATTGTATTCCGCAGGGATTCACAGAGTTTGAAAAACCGGTCAACTGGCTGTCGTTTGCTGAGATTGAGCGTGTTGCCGGCGCATTTGCTCGTATGGGCGTGTCACGTTTCCGTTTAACCGGCGGCGAACCGCTATTACGCAAAAATCTGCCCGATCTGGTCGCGCGGCTGGCGGTATTGCCTGGGGTTTCAGATTTGTCGTTAACCACCAATGGCACGCAACTGGACAGGTTTGCCTATGATTTACGCAAAGCGGGACTAAACCGGCTGAATGTGAGTCTGGATTCACTGCGGCGTGAATGTGTACAGGAGATTTCCGGTAAGGATAGCTTTGATAAGGTAATAAATAGTCTTCAAACGGCACGCGATGCAGGCTTTGAGCAGATTAAAATTAATATGGTGCCACTGCCGGGGGTTAATACCGGTGATATAGAGGATATGGTGGCGTTCTGTATTGCCAATGGCTTTATTCTGCGCCTGATTGAAGTAATGCCGATGGGTGTAAGCGCCCGCGAACTGGATTATTTTAATTTACTGGAACTGATTGAAAATCTGCGCCCGAAATATCAGTTGCATGAAAGTAAACGTGTCTATGGCGGCGGTCCGGCTAAATACTGGGAAAGTGCGGATGGCCGATTTACTTTAGGACTGATTACGCCACGTTCCCAGCATTTCTGTGCCACCTGTAACCGGGTACGTATGTCTGTTGATGGGACATTGTATTTGTGTCTGGGGCAGGAACAGAGTATGGCATTAAAACCTTTATTAATGGCAAATTGTTCTGATGCTTTGCTGGAGCAGGCAATTCAGCAGGCAGTGGATTTAAAACCGGAAAAACATGAATTCAATGAAAAACCGGATAAAATTGTGCGCATTATGGCCAAAACCGGTGGTTAGTATCCTGGTTATTGCAGTTACCGGAAAACAAAAGCCCGCTCAGGAGAGCGGGCTTTTGTTTTAGAAATAAATCAGAACAGGATGAGTGTCCACGGTAACA includes these proteins:
- a CDS encoding MoaD/ThiS family protein, whose protein sequence is MITVIYLARFAEELGMAQEELACSFDDSNTLLAYLRQRGIPFSEVLAEGKVYKIAVNNIIQHGNTAIRDGDSIALLPPVTGG
- the mobA gene encoding molybdenum cofactor guanylyltransferase, with the protein product MGINAKLGLIILAGGLGTRVGGANKALLTLNGQPLLEHILHQLGHCSEHIIISANRDIARIEKYGYPVYSDLPAYSGMGPLAGIISAAQYLPETIEYLQIVPCDLPLLNTDIIAGLYQKLSGRPELDIVCAADSFTLHPVVCQMRRRHLQHIRQQLNSTGKHSVRSVILPYRHAIVTFADNIPFTNYNSSAMFTSMRSGETTL
- a CDS encoding molybdenum cofactor biosynthesis protein MoaE, whose translation is MQTRIQIQTEDFNLNHELALAEQSAPNCGAVVSFIGKVRGNDNPQQPLSHLYLTHMPEVTEHEISKIITRASERWSLPYACVIHRVGELPIGAQIVLVLTASGHREHAYQANHFIMDYLKTEAPFWKKECFANGQQHWVEMKHTDRLRTQSWE
- a CDS encoding TetR/AcrR family transcriptional regulator yields the protein MAKLSPKKEQILTTAARLLATRGGVNFSMRIVADEMGIRLSNLQYYFPTLEKLFSALVENMLLLVERKINLALKSDAETMSVLIDIICSELDDVYNCQLMWEIWALSERTTEAHYAIDLFYQEYLKKIACFVQSQNTVLNNDEIQRRALIIVSLLEGVWVVAGKNRSGIELDKIKADLLHTINLIISST
- the moaA gene encoding GTP 3',8-cyclase MoaA; its protein translation is MLIDRFNRRIDYLRISVTDKCDLRCTYCIPQGFTEFEKPVNWLSFAEIERVAGAFARMGVSRFRLTGGEPLLRKNLPDLVARLAVLPGVSDLSLTTNGTQLDRFAYDLRKAGLNRLNVSLDSLRRECVQEISGKDSFDKVINSLQTARDAGFEQIKINMVPLPGVNTGDIEDMVAFCIANGFILRLIEVMPMGVSARELDYFNLLELIENLRPKYQLHESKRVYGGGPAKYWESADGRFTLGLITPRSQHFCATCNRVRMSVDGTLYLCLGQEQSMALKPLLMANCSDALLEQAIQQAVDLKPEKHEFNEKPDKIVRIMAKTGG
- a CDS encoding molybdopterin molybdotransferase MoeA, giving the protein MMDFYQGQEALLQQASRIVETETVPLNQAAGRILAQSIIATTDSPAFDNSAMDGYAICGLDCSEWQLTDTAAAGDTRQLTLQHGQAMRIYTGAGIPVNTDAVIMQENTCVEGLTLSCTSTPVANENIRRQGEELKQGATLLEKGALLNAQAIGLAASQGFSELQVYQKLRVSVFTTGDELISGNSQLQQHQIYDSNRPMLLACLQTYTFIEIIDGGILPDNLDIITETLSKAATSSHSIIISGGASVGDRDLVKPALQQLGSIEHWKLAIKPGKPFGWGCIGECRVMLLPGNPVASFVTFKLLGLPALQTAAGRHILQALPECYQAKAAFSITPNRQKRREFLRGALRFTNNGPEVIPLNKQGSHMLSGCVNAQVLIDIPAQTDIQQGQWLTVYPI